In Candidatus Methylomirabilota bacterium, a genomic segment contains:
- the thpR gene encoding RNA 2',3'-cyclic phosphodiesterase produces MESVRAFLAVLIDDTVRAALGAAIERLRGAAHDVAWVAPANLHMTLKFLGQVDGARLDAIAAGLRDAATGLAGFDAVVAGLGAFPSSTRPRVVWAGVAEGAPRLTDLAARVERACAALGFPPEDRLFSPHITLGRVRVPRRDARLAGLLDAAAGEAFGRVRVERLVLMESQLSPRGARYTERGSAPLG; encoded by the coding sequence ATAGAGTCGGTCCGCGCCTTCCTCGCCGTCCTCATCGACGACACCGTACGCGCGGCGCTCGGCGCCGCCATCGAGCGCCTGCGCGGCGCGGCCCACGACGTCGCCTGGGTCGCGCCCGCAAATCTTCACATGACGCTCAAGTTCCTGGGCCAGGTGGACGGCGCGCGTCTCGACGCGATCGCGGCCGGGCTCCGCGACGCCGCCACCGGTCTCGCGGGGTTCGATGCGGTGGTGGCCGGGCTCGGGGCGTTTCCGTCCTCGACCCGCCCGCGCGTCGTCTGGGCCGGCGTCGCCGAGGGCGCTCCCAGGCTGACCGACCTGGCGGCGCGCGTGGAGCGGGCCTGCGCCGCGCTCGGCTTCCCGCCCGAGGACCGCCTCTTCTCGCCCCACATCACGCTGGGGCGCGTCCGCGTCCCACGACGCGACGCGCGGCTCGCCGGCCTCCTCGACGCGGCCGCCGGCGAGGCGTTCGGCCGCGTGCGCGTGGAGCGCCTCGTCCTGATGGAGAGCCAGCTCTCGCCGCGCGGCGCCCGTTACACCGAGCGCGGGAGCGCCCCCCTCGGGTGA
- a CDS encoding tetratricopeptide repeat protein encodes MRAPIAAVVLLALAGCSTGMGAFDRGLALYRQGRYAEARAAFDEAIGETPDSAAAWTNRGIARVRLGDLDGALQDYSRALQLAPGDADIFLNRGNAYVGRRDYRAAVADYTRALQLDSRLTRALFNRGVARLLAGNADGARADWLEAIALEDDPKAREAMSARAWLAAPAPLAAPPPAVAAPPPPAPAPPPAAPRPPAPAPPPAAAVPPAPPHAVAPPAPVAPRAPEPSPPAAPPAVAVPPPAPPPAAPPAPALPPPAPPPAAAVPPPASPPPAVAPPPATPPAAVAPPPTAPPAEAVDARALASRALTRELQGDHAGAIEDLKAALEKETDPERRQGIQNLLRLLDGSR; translated from the coding sequence ATGAGGGCTCCGATCGCCGCCGTCGTCCTGCTGGCGCTCGCGGGTTGCTCGACCGGGATGGGCGCCTTCGACCGCGGACTCGCGCTCTACCGCCAGGGCCGCTACGCCGAGGCGAGGGCGGCGTTCGACGAGGCGATCGGCGAGACGCCCGATTCGGCCGCCGCCTGGACCAACCGGGGCATCGCGCGCGTCCGGCTCGGCGATCTCGACGGCGCCCTCCAGGATTACTCGCGCGCGCTCCAGCTCGCCCCGGGCGACGCGGACATCTTCCTGAACCGCGGCAACGCCTACGTCGGCAGGCGCGACTATCGCGCCGCGGTCGCCGATTACACGCGGGCGCTCCAGCTCGACTCGAGGCTCACCCGCGCGCTCTTCAACCGTGGCGTCGCGCGCCTGCTCGCGGGCAACGCCGACGGGGCGCGCGCCGACTGGCTCGAGGCGATCGCGCTGGAGGACGATCCGAAGGCGCGGGAGGCGATGAGCGCCCGCGCCTGGCTCGCCGCGCCCGCGCCGCTGGCTGCCCCACCGCCGGCGGTTGCGGCGCCGCCCCCGCCCGCGCCCGCTCCGCCGCCCGCGGCCCCGCGGCCACCGGCGCCCGCTCCGCCACCGGCCGCCGCGGTGCCGCCGGCGCCGCCGCACGCCGTTGCGCCGCCAGCACCCGTGGCACCGCGGGCGCCTGAGCCGTCGCCACCCGCAGCGCCCCCGGCAGTCGCCGTGCCGCCGCCTGCGCCGCCACCGGCTGCGCCCCCAGCACCTGCGCTGCCGCCACCGGCTCCGCCCCCGGCTGCCGCCGTGCCGCCGCCGGCCTCACCGCCGCCGGCCGTGGCGCCGCCCCCCGCAACGCCCCCTGCGGCCGTCGCGCCGCCGCCCACGGCACCGCCCGCCGAGGCGGTGGACGCGCGCGCCCTCGCCAGCCGCGCGCTCACGCGCGAGCTCCAAGGCGATCACGCGGGCGCGATCGAGGACCTGAAGGCCGCGCTCGAGAAGGAGACGGACCCCGAGCGGCGCCAGGGAATCCAGAACCTGCTCCGCCTGCTGGACGGCTCCCGATAG
- a CDS encoding nicotinamide-nucleotide amidohydrolase family protein: protein MTPGATVVTVGVPPTADLPDPEGAAVAQALGDAGVPVASRVAVEEDEAALERALAPDGGLTVVIASGDAGDLVRRVLARAVGARLVLSERFLAALEERYRRLDRPLPRRAERLALLPQGAQAWTAEEGEPGWVLESGERAFAVLARDGGLRAIVDRHLLPYARARAGRGAVLVRTLRTAGVTAGDLEERLAAWLGQPESRTGDVAVALVPGDGEVWVRLRAKGADAARALARAEPPVLAALGDDCYGKDAETLEVVIGRMLLERRLTLAVAESCTGGLLGHRLTSVPGSSSYFERGVLVYSNRAKEELLGVPAEVLRAHGAVSAPCAEAMARGIAERAGAPCALAITGIAGPDGGTPAKPVGTVFVGLAVEGQVSARRFRFLGDRASVKWQSTQAAFDMLRRALKGRA, encoded by the coding sequence GTGACCCCGGGCGCGACCGTCGTCACGGTCGGCGTGCCGCCGACGGCGGATCTCCCCGACCCCGAGGGCGCTGCCGTCGCCCAGGCGCTCGGCGACGCGGGCGTGCCCGTCGCGAGCCGTGTCGCCGTCGAGGAGGACGAGGCGGCGCTCGAGCGGGCGCTCGCGCCCGACGGCGGGCTCACGGTAGTGATCGCGAGCGGCGACGCCGGCGACCTCGTGCGGCGTGTGCTCGCGCGCGCGGTCGGCGCGCGGCTCGTCCTGAGCGAGCGCTTCCTCGCGGCGCTCGAGGAGCGCTACCGGCGCCTCGACCGCCCGCTCCCGCGGCGGGCCGAGCGGCTGGCGCTCCTGCCCCAGGGGGCCCAGGCGTGGACGGCGGAAGAGGGTGAGCCCGGGTGGGTCCTCGAGAGCGGCGAGCGCGCCTTCGCGGTGCTCGCGCGCGACGGCGGGCTCCGCGCGATCGTTGACCGGCACCTGCTCCCGTACGCGCGCGCCCGCGCGGGCCGCGGCGCGGTGCTCGTCCGGACGCTCCGGACCGCGGGTGTCACCGCGGGCGACCTGGAGGAGCGGCTCGCCGCGTGGCTCGGCCAGCCCGAGAGCCGGACCGGCGACGTGGCGGTGGCCCTCGTGCCCGGCGACGGCGAGGTGTGGGTGCGCCTGCGCGCGAAGGGGGCGGACGCCGCGCGCGCCCTCGCGCGCGCCGAGCCGCCGGTCCTCGCCGCGCTCGGCGACGACTGCTACGGCAAGGACGCCGAGACGCTCGAGGTCGTCATTGGACGGATGCTCCTCGAGCGGCGGCTCACGCTCGCCGTCGCGGAGTCCTGCACCGGCGGGCTCCTCGGGCACCGGCTCACGAGCGTGCCGGGCTCGTCGTCCTACTTCGAGCGCGGCGTCCTCGTCTACTCGAACCGCGCCAAGGAGGAGCTGCTCGGGGTGCCGGCCGAGGTCCTGCGCGCCCACGGCGCCGTGAGCGCGCCCTGCGCCGAGGCGATGGCGCGCGGGATCGCCGAGCGCGCGGGAGCCCCGTGCGCGCTCGCCATCACGGGCATCGCCGGTCCCGACGGCGGCACGCCGGCGAAGCCCGTCGGCACGGTGTTCGTCGGGCTCGCGGTCGAGGGGCAGGTGAGCGCGCGGCGCTTCAGGTTCCTGGGCGATCGCGCCTCGGTCAAGTGGCAGTCCACGCAAGCGGCGTTTGATATGCTGCGGCGGGCACTGAAGGGACGCGCATGA
- the rimO gene encoding 30S ribosomal protein S12 methylthiotransferase RimO, which yields MNVHLTTLGCPKNQVDSELMLGMLTEAGFPLAERAEDAECVIVNTCAFIDRAREESVQTILELAKLKETGRCRALIVTGCLTQRYGGAIMREMPEVDAILGTSGLERVVDLVRQASSRHDWATSAPPGYLYDASTPRLLIQKTPYAYVKIAEGCDMGCTFCAIPQFRGRHRSRPLADIVKEVEGLAARGVQEAILVSQDTLAYGRDLPGNGDIGDLLQALGETRMPWVRPMYLHPAHVNDRLIARWARARIVPYLDLPVQHGDDAILRSMRRAVTADRMKEIVRAFRDAIPGLTVRTTVLVGFPAESEAAFERLLEFLDDVRFDRLGVFTYSPEEGTPSPAFPDQVPAEVAAERAAIVQESQDRLAWERSHTLVGTVTDVLVDGPSEDPAFAFEGRTAGQAPEIDGVVYLRGRFEPGRFARARVVEVEGYELVGERA from the coding sequence ATGAACGTCCACCTCACGACCCTCGGCTGCCCCAAGAACCAGGTCGACTCCGAGCTGATGCTCGGCATGCTGACCGAGGCCGGCTTCCCGCTCGCCGAGCGCGCGGAGGACGCCGAGTGCGTCATCGTCAACACGTGCGCCTTCATCGACCGGGCGCGCGAGGAGTCGGTGCAGACGATCCTCGAGCTGGCGAAGCTGAAGGAGACCGGGCGGTGCCGCGCGCTGATCGTCACGGGCTGCCTCACCCAGCGCTACGGCGGCGCAATCATGCGCGAGATGCCCGAGGTGGACGCGATCCTCGGCACCTCCGGCCTCGAGCGGGTCGTGGACCTCGTCCGCCAGGCTTCGAGCCGCCACGACTGGGCGACCTCGGCGCCGCCCGGCTATCTCTACGACGCGAGCACACCGCGGCTCCTCATCCAGAAGACGCCGTACGCGTACGTGAAGATCGCCGAGGGCTGCGACATGGGGTGCACCTTCTGCGCGATCCCCCAGTTCCGTGGCCGCCACCGGAGCCGCCCGCTCGCCGACATCGTGAAAGAGGTCGAAGGGCTCGCCGCGCGCGGCGTGCAGGAGGCGATCCTCGTCTCGCAGGACACGCTCGCCTACGGCCGAGACCTTCCGGGCAACGGCGACATCGGCGACCTCCTCCAGGCGCTCGGCGAGACGCGGATGCCCTGGGTCCGGCCGATGTACCTCCACCCCGCGCACGTGAACGACCGGCTGATCGCGAGGTGGGCGCGCGCGCGGATCGTTCCGTACCTCGACCTGCCCGTGCAGCACGGCGACGACGCGATCCTCCGGTCCATGCGGCGCGCGGTGACGGCCGACCGCATGAAGGAGATCGTGCGGGCGTTCCGCGACGCGATCCCCGGCCTCACCGTCCGGACGACCGTGCTTGTCGGCTTCCCCGCCGAATCCGAGGCCGCGTTCGAGCGCCTCCTCGAGTTCCTCGACGACGTCCGCTTCGACCGCCTCGGCGTCTTCACGTACTCGCCCGAGGAGGGGACGCCCTCGCCGGCGTTTCCCGACCAGGTGCCGGCCGAGGTCGCGGCGGAGCGCGCCGCGATCGTCCAGGAGTCGCAGGACCGGCTCGCATGGGAGCGGAGCCACACGCTCGTCGGGACCGTGACCGACGTGCTCGTGGACGGCCCGAGCGAGGACCCCGCGTTCGCCTTCGAGGGTCGCACCGCGGGCCAGGCGCCCGAGATCGACGGCGTCGTCTACCTGCGCGGCCGATTCGAGCCGGGCCGGTTCGCGCGCGCGCGCGTCGTCGAGGTCGAGGGATACGAGCTCGTCGGCGAGCGCGCCTAG
- a CDS encoding phosphatidylglycerophosphatase A, whose protein sequence is MALIVATVGGAGLAPGAPGTVGSALTAIVLWLVPFSRPALVAFFVAVTVVGIWAAQRAERLLGAKDPGAIVIDEVAGMTLSVLPFPLTPATLAAGFVLFRVFDIVKPFPARASQALPGGFGIVVDDLIAGLYALAVLALARAVLGFP, encoded by the coding sequence GTGGCGCTGATCGTCGCCACGGTGGGCGGTGCGGGCCTGGCGCCGGGAGCGCCGGGCACCGTCGGCAGCGCCCTCACCGCCATCGTCCTCTGGCTCGTCCCGTTCTCGCGGCCCGCGCTCGTCGCCTTCTTCGTCGCCGTCACCGTGGTCGGGATCTGGGCGGCGCAGCGGGCCGAGCGTCTCCTCGGCGCCAAGGACCCTGGCGCGATCGTCATCGACGAGGTCGCGGGCATGACGCTCTCGGTCCTCCCGTTCCCGCTCACGCCCGCGACGCTCGCCGCCGGGTTCGTGCTCTTCCGCGTGTTCGACATCGTGAAGCCCTTTCCCGCCCGCGCGAGCCAGGCGCTGCCCGGAGGCTTCGGCATCGTGGTGGACGATCTGATCGCCGGGCTCTACGCCCTCGCCGTCCTGGCACTCGCGCGCGCCGTTCTGGGATTCCCGTGA
- the recA gene encoding recombinase RecA, whose product MAAEVKSDRKQALDLAIAQIERQFGKGSIMRLGVGGPLEEISVIPTGALPLDVALGIGGLPRGRVTEIYGPESSGKTTLALHVIAEAQRLGGIAAFIDAEHALDPKYAQRLGINIDELLISQPDTGEQALEITETLVRSNAVDVIVIDSVAALVPRAELDGDMGDSLPGLQARLMSQALRKLTAAISRSGVIVIFINQIREKIGVMFGCFHYNTRVTLADGTSMKIGKIVNQRLPLE is encoded by the coding sequence ATGGCGGCGGAAGTGAAGAGCGACCGGAAGCAGGCCCTGGATCTGGCGATCGCGCAGATCGAGCGGCAGTTCGGCAAGGGCTCGATCATGCGCCTGGGCGTCGGCGGGCCGCTCGAGGAGATCTCCGTCATCCCGACGGGCGCCCTCCCGCTCGACGTGGCGCTCGGGATCGGCGGCCTGCCGCGCGGGCGCGTCACCGAGATCTATGGGCCGGAGTCCTCGGGCAAGACCACGCTCGCGCTGCACGTCATCGCCGAAGCGCAGCGGCTCGGCGGCATCGCGGCGTTCATCGACGCCGAGCACGCGCTCGACCCCAAGTACGCCCAGCGGCTCGGCATCAACATCGACGAGCTCCTGATCTCCCAGCCCGACACCGGCGAGCAGGCGCTCGAGATCACTGAGACGCTCGTCCGCTCCAACGCGGTGGACGTCATCGTCATCGACTCCGTCGCGGCGCTCGTGCCGCGGGCCGAGCTCGACGGCGACATGGGCGATTCGCTCCCGGGCCTCCAGGCGCGCCTCATGTCGCAGGCCCTCCGCAAGCTCACCGCCGCCATCTCGCGCTCGGGCGTCATCGTCATCTTCATCAACCAGATCCGCGAGAAGATCGGAGTAATGTTCGGGTGCTTCCACTACAACACGCGGGTCACGCTCGCCGACGGGACGAGCATGAAGATCGGCAAGATCGTCAATCAACGTCTGCCGCTCGAG